The Saprospiraceae bacterium genome includes a window with the following:
- a CDS encoding type II toxin-antitoxin system RelE/ParE family toxin, protein MSYNIIAVPTFRKELKRLSKKYHSLKSDLTVLFESLEENPMQGTPLGQNCYKIRLAIASKGKGKSGGARLITNIVIDENTVYLLSIYEKSEKENLSDKELQELLKNVPD, encoded by the coding sequence ATGAGTTATAACATTATTGCAGTCCCCACTTTCAGAAAAGAATTAAAAAGACTGTCTAAAAAATACCATTCACTAAAAAGCGATCTGACTGTTTTATTTGAGAGCTTAGAAGAAAACCCGATGCAAGGAACCCCTCTTGGCCAAAACTGCTACAAAATTCGTTTAGCAATCGCTTCAAAAGGCAAGGGGAAAAGTGGTGGTGCCAGACTTATTACCAACATTGTGATTGATGAAAATACAGTATATTTACTTTCCATTTACGAAAAATCCGAAAAAGAAAATCTTTCCGACAAAGAACTACAAGAACTTCTTAAAAATGTGCCTGACTAA
- a CDS encoding 2-oxoisovalerate dehydrogenase has product MQEVIFVINESIDGGYEAEALGLSIYTEADDWNSLKENIIEAVSCHFDDNTKRIIRMHFVKDEVLTA; this is encoded by the coding sequence ATGCAAGAAGTAATATTTGTGATAAATGAATCAATAGATGGCGGATATGAAGCGGAAGCCTTGGGATTATCTATATATACAGAGGCTGACGATTGGAATTCATTAAAAGAAAATATCATTGAAGCAGTTTCCTGCCATTTTGATGACAATACAAAACGTATTATAAGAATGCATTTTGTTAAAGACGAAGTTTTGACAGCGTGA
- a CDS encoding type II toxin-antitoxin system HicA family toxin, translating to MKLSRDESGTSLIKKLSNLSYKVTRQKGSHIRLSKITDDKEHHITIPNHDPIKIGLLAKILNDVSLQLGVSRDKLLEMISK from the coding sequence GTGAAACTTTCAAGAGATGAGTCCGGAACAAGTTTGATAAAGAAATTGTCAAATTTAAGTTATAAAGTGACCAGACAAAAGGGTAGTCACATACGCTTGTCAAAAATTACAGATGATAAAGAACATCACATTACCATACCAAATCACGATCCTATCAAAATTGGGTTGTTAGCTAAAATATTAAATGATGTATCACTGCAACTCGGTGTTAGTAGAGATAAGTTATTAGAGATGATCAGTAAATAA
- a CDS encoding APC family permease, whose translation MSKPDNQLLKLLGVGFGIAVTVGGTIGTGILRKPGPIAEQIGDPTLILVLWLAVGIYALLGVFCAIELAISLPQAGAWYVYARRAFGNYFGFLTGITSWLGTVAALGFGAYTMSEYISLLIPSMESYNQFMAITILFILTGFHWLGTKSAGKSQEILAFIKAIGLLIFVFICFTYGQAPTLTDTQTTVSNTIGPIGIIAVITALQSIFYTYDGWHTATYFTEENKDPVKTLPKSMILGVLTIIIIYLLVNGAILYILPMEVLIHSKLAAADAVSMIFGDGSSKMVTLFLMISILGIVNAQIMFAPRVIFSMSRDKLFFPAASLVNKMGTPSVAMPLTALLSIGLILSGKDTCGILSDIATFFFVMSYAAGFAALIRLRYTEPELSRPFKAPWFPFLPYFLLLLSIMFLAGAVYTDYNSSKFALIFLILSYPLFKLVNTLNK comes from the coding sequence ATGAGTAAACCGGACAATCAACTTTTAAAATTATTAGGAGTTGGATTTGGAATAGCAGTCACAGTAGGCGGAACGATTGGAACCGGTATTTTAAGAAAGCCCGGGCCAATAGCTGAGCAGATCGGAGATCCGACTTTGATACTTGTATTATGGCTTGCAGTAGGTATCTATGCTTTATTAGGTGTTTTTTGTGCGATAGAATTAGCAATATCATTGCCTCAGGCAGGCGCATGGTATGTATATGCAAGAAGAGCATTTGGAAATTATTTTGGTTTCCTGACGGGCATCACCAGTTGGCTTGGAACTGTTGCTGCATTAGGGTTTGGTGCATATACTATGAGTGAATATATTTCACTTCTGATTCCGTCAATGGAATCGTATAACCAATTCATGGCAATTACTATTCTTTTTATTCTCACTGGTTTTCATTGGTTGGGAACTAAATCAGCCGGAAAATCGCAGGAAATTCTGGCATTTATCAAAGCCATAGGCTTACTGATATTTGTATTTATTTGTTTTACCTACGGTCAAGCCCCTACCCTTACTGATACCCAAACTACTGTTTCCAATACAATCGGGCCTATTGGAATTATTGCCGTGATCACGGCTTTACAATCTATTTTTTATACCTATGATGGCTGGCATACAGCTACCTATTTCACGGAAGAAAATAAAGATCCTGTCAAAACTTTACCTAAATCTATGATTCTGGGTGTATTGACTATTATTATCATATACCTGCTTGTAAATGGTGCAATATTGTACATTCTGCCAATGGAAGTCCTGATACATTCCAAACTGGCTGCCGCTGATGCTGTAAGTATGATATTCGGGGACGGGTCTTCCAAAATGGTGACGCTTTTTCTGATGATTTCAATCTTAGGGATTGTCAATGCTCAGATTATGTTTGCGCCCAGAGTCATTTTCAGTATGAGCAGAGATAAACTATTTTTTCCTGCTGCATCTTTAGTCAATAAAATGGGAACACCTTCCGTGGCTATGCCTCTTACAGCATTACTTTCTATCGGATTGATTCTGAGTGGAAAAGATACTTGTGGTATTTTATCAGATATTGCAACATTTTTCTTTGTTATGAGTTACGCAGCCGGATTTGCAGCATTAATAAGACTCCGATATACAGAGCCGGAACTAAGCAGACCATTTAAAGCCCCATGGTTTCCGTTTCTTCCTTACTTCCTGCTGTTATTATCCATAATGTTTTTAGCTGGAGCCGTTTACACAGACTATAATAGCAGTAAGTTTGCACTGATCTTTCTAATATTAAGTTACCCGCTCTTTAAACTCGTAAATACACTGAATAAGTGA
- a CDS encoding sigma-70 family RNA polymerase sigma factor yields the protein MSDRLEYIIQQCRSQNPEGQKALYEDYKDVMYSICLRYLKSSHDAEDILIEGFYKILTKIDDFKGEGSFEGWMKRIMVNESLMFLRKKNNLRLTVELNQTDIVEESTSEDEIIYEELLTALNDLPVGYRTVFNLYVIEGYKHREIAELLNISINTSKSQLILAKKRLQEIFKKKEFWTNNIKGI from the coding sequence TTGTCTGACAGATTAGAATATATAATCCAACAATGCAGAAGCCAAAATCCGGAAGGTCAAAAGGCTTTGTATGAAGATTATAAAGATGTCATGTATTCTATCTGTCTAAGGTATCTAAAATCAAGTCATGATGCGGAGGATATTTTAATTGAAGGGTTTTATAAAATACTTACTAAAATTGATGATTTTAAAGGAGAAGGAAGTTTTGAAGGCTGGATGAAAAGAATCATGGTCAACGAATCACTGATGTTTCTCCGCAAAAAAAATAATTTAAGATTAACGGTTGAGCTCAATCAGACAGACATAGTTGAAGAGAGTACTTCTGAAGATGAAATTATATATGAAGAATTACTGACTGCATTAAATGATTTGCCGGTAGGATACAGAACCGTTTTTAACTTGTATGTAATCGAAGGTTACAAGCACCGTGAGATCGCTGAATTATTGAACATCAGTATCAACACATCCAAATCCCAACTCATCTTAGCCAAAAAGAGACTTCAGGAAATTTTTAAAAAAAAAGAATTTTGGACGAATAATATAAAAGGAATATAA